The following proteins are encoded in a genomic region of Lutra lutra chromosome 16, mLutLut1.2, whole genome shotgun sequence:
- the DLG4 gene encoding disks large homolog 4 isoform X5 has translation MDCLCIVTTKKYRYQDEDTPPLEHSPAHLPNQVNAPELMHVAERNLSHLEAVHGVVGHAHLTPLKANSPPVIVNTDTLEAPGYELQVNGTEGEMEYEEITLERGNSGLGFSIAGGTDNPHIGDDPSIFITKIIPGGAAAQDGRLRVNDSILFVNEVDVREVTHSAAVEALKEAGSIVRLYVMRRKPPAEKLVEIKLIKGPKGLGFSIAGGVGNQHIPGDNSIYVTKIIEGGAAHKDGRLQIGDKILAVNSVGLEDVMHEDAVAALKNTYDVVYLKVAKPSNAYLSDSYAPPDITTSYSQHLDNEISHSSYLGTDYPAAMTPTSPRRYSPVAKDLLGEEDVPRDPRRIVIHRGSTGLGFNIVGGEDGEGIFISFILAGGPADLSGELRKGDQILSVNGVDLRSASHEQAAIALKNAGQTVTIIAQYKPEEYSRFEAKIHDLREQLMNSSLGSGTASLRSNPKRGFYIRALFDYDKTKDCGFLSQALSFRFGDVLHVIDASDEEWWQARRVHSDSETDDIGFIPSKRRVERREWSRLKAKDWGSSSGSQGREDSVLSYETVTQMEVHYARPIIILGPTKDRANDDLLSEFPDKFGSCVPHTTRPKREYEIDGRDYHFVSSREKMEKDIQAHKFIEAGQYNSHLYGTSVQSVREVAEQGKHCILDVSANAVRRLQAAHLHPIAIFIRPRSLENVLEINKRITEEQARKAFDRATKLEQEFTECFSAIVEGDSFEEIYHKVKRVIEDLSGPYIWVPARERL, from the exons ATGGACTGTCTCTGTATAGTGACAACCAAG AAATACCGCTACCAAGATGAAGACACGCCCCCTCTGGAGCACAGCCCGGCCCACCTCCCCAACCAGGTAAACGCCCCCGAGCTGATGCACGTGGCGGAGAGGAACTTGTCCCACCTCGAGGCCGTCCACGGGGTCGTGGGCCACGCCCACCTCACTCCCCTCAAG GCCAATTCTCCTCCTGTGATTGTCAACACAGACACCCTAGAAGCCCCGGGATAT GAGTTGCAGGTGAACGGGACAGAGGGGGAGATGGAATACGAGGAGATCACATTGGAAAgg GGCAACTCAGGTCTGGGCTTCAGCATCGCAGGTGGCACTGACAACCCACACATTGGAGACGACCCATCCATCTTCATCACCAAGATCATTCCTGGCGGGGCTGCGGCCCAGGATGGCCGCCTCAG GGTCAACGACAGCATCTTGTTCGTAAACGAAGTGGATGTGCGGGAGGTGACCCACTCAGCCGCGGTGGAGGCCCTCAAGGAGGCAGGCTCCATTGTCCGCCTCTACGTCATGCGCCGGAAGCCCCCGGCGGAGAAGCTCGTGGAGATCAAGCTCATCAAGGGCCCTAAAG GTCTTGGCTTCAGCATCGCAGGGGGTGTAGGGAACCAGCATATCCCCGGAGATAACAGCATCTACGTGACGAAGATCATCGAAGGGGGTGCCGCCCACAAGGACGGGAGACTGCAGATCGGGGACAAGATTCTAGCG GTCAACAGCGTGGGGCTGGAGGATGTCATGCACGAGGACGCTGTGGCAGCCCTGAAGAACACATATGACGTGGTCTACCTGAAGGTGGCCAAGCCCAGCAACGCCTACCTGAGTGACAGCTACGCTCCCCCAGACATCACGACCT CCTATTCCCAGCACCTGGACAACGAGATCAGTCACAGCAGTTACCTGGGTACCGACTACCCTGCGGCCATGACCCCAACCTCCCCTCGGCGCTACTCCCCGGTGGCCAAGGacctgctgggggaggaggacgTGCCCCGAGACCCGAGACGGATCGTCATCCACCGGGGCTCCACGGGCCTGGGTTTCAACATCGTGGGCGGCGAGGACGGCGAGGGcatcttcatttcctttatcCTGGCGGGCGGCCCTGCGGACCTCAGCGGGGAGCTGCGGAAGGGGGACCAGATCCTCTCG GTGAATGGCGTTGACCTCCGCAGTGCCAGCCACGAGCAGGCGGCCATCGCCTTGAAGAACGCGGGGCAGACGGTCACCATCATCGCTCAGTATAAACCAGAAG AGTACAGCCGATTTGAGGCCAAGATCCACGACCTTCGGGAGCAGCTCATGAACAGCAGCCTGGGCTCGGGGACTGCCTCCCTGCGGAGCAACCCCAAACGGGGTTTCTACATCAG GGCCCTGTTTGACTATGACAAAACCAAGGACTGTGGCTTCCTGAGCCAGGCCCTGAGCTTCCGTTTCGGGGACGTGCTGCATGTGATTGACGCCAGCGACGAGGAGTGGTGGCAGGCGCGGCGGGTCCACTCCGACAGCGAGACCGATGACATTGGCTTCATCCCCAGCAAACGGCG GGTTGAACGGCGGGAGTGGTCAAGGTTAAAGGCCAAG GATTGGGGCTCCAGCTCTGGATCACAGG GTCGAGAAGACTCCGTTCTGAGCTACGAGACGGTGACGCAGATGGAAG TGCACTACGCTCGCCCCATCATCATCCTTGGGCCCACCAAGGACCGAGCCAATGATGACCTGCTCTCCGAGTTCCCCGACAAGTTTGGATCCTGTGTACCCC ATACCACGCGGCCCAAGCGGGAGTATGAGATAGATGGCCGGGACTACCACTTCGTGTCCTCCCGGGAGAAAATGGAGAAGGACATCCAGGCGCATAAGTTCATCGAGGCCGGCCAGTACAACAGCCACCTCTACGGGACGAGCGTCCAGTCCGTGCGGGAGGTGGCCGAGCAG GGGAAGCACTGCATCCTCGATGTCTCGGCCAATGCCGTGCGGCGGCTGCAGGCGGCCCACCTGCACCCTATCGCCATCTTCATCCGCCCCCGCTCCCTGGAGAATGTGCT GGAGATCAATAAGCGCATCACGGAGGAGCAAGCCCGCAAAGCCTTCGACAGAGCCACCAAACTGGAGCAGGAGTTCACAGAGTGCTTCTCAG ccatcGTGGAGGGCGACAGCTTTGAGGAGATCTACCACAAGGTGAAGCGTGTCATCGAGGACCTCTCAGGCCCCTACATCTGGGTCCCGGCCCGAGAGAGACTCTGA
- the DLG4 gene encoding disks large homolog 4 isoform X7, with product MDCLCIVTTKKYRYQDEDTPPLEHSPAHLPNQANSPPVIVNTDTLEAPGYVNGTEGEMEYEEITLERGNSGLGFSIAGGTDNPHIGDDPSIFITKIIPGGAAAQDGRLRVNDSILFVNEVDVREVTHSAAVEALKEAGSIVRLYVMRRKPPAEKLVEIKLIKGPKGLGFSIAGGVGNQHIPGDNSIYVTKIIEGGAAHKDGRLQIGDKILAVNSVGLEDVMHEDAVAALKNTYDVVYLKVAKPSNAYLSDSYAPPDITTSYSQHLDNEISHSSYLGTDYPAAMTPTSPRRYSPVAKDLLGEEDVPRDPRRIVIHRGSTGLGFNIVGGEDGEGIFISFILAGGPADLSGELRKGDQILSVNGVDLRSASHEQAAIALKNAGQTVTIIAQYKPEEYSRFEAKIHDLREQLMNSSLGSGTASLRSNPKRGFYIRALFDYDKTKDCGFLSQALSFRFGDVLHVIDASDEEWWQARRVHSDSETDDIGFIPSKRRVERREWSRLKAKDWGSSSGSQGREDSVLSYETVTQMEVHYARPIIILGPTKDRANDDLLSEFPDKFGSCVPHTTRPKREYEIDGRDYHFVSSREKMEKDIQAHKFIEAGQYNSHLYGTSVQSVREVAEQGKHCILDVSANAVRRLQAAHLHPIAIFIRPRSLENVLEINKRITEEQARKAFDRATKLEQEFTECFSAIVEGDSFEEIYHKVKRVIEDLSGPYIWVPARERL from the exons ATGGACTGTCTCTGTATAGTGACAACCAAG AAATACCGCTACCAAGATGAAGACACGCCCCCTCTGGAGCACAGCCCGGCCCACCTCCCCAACCAG GCCAATTCTCCTCCTGTGATTGTCAACACAGACACCCTAGAAGCCCCGGGATAT GTGAACGGGACAGAGGGGGAGATGGAATACGAGGAGATCACATTGGAAAgg GGCAACTCAGGTCTGGGCTTCAGCATCGCAGGTGGCACTGACAACCCACACATTGGAGACGACCCATCCATCTTCATCACCAAGATCATTCCTGGCGGGGCTGCGGCCCAGGATGGCCGCCTCAG GGTCAACGACAGCATCTTGTTCGTAAACGAAGTGGATGTGCGGGAGGTGACCCACTCAGCCGCGGTGGAGGCCCTCAAGGAGGCAGGCTCCATTGTCCGCCTCTACGTCATGCGCCGGAAGCCCCCGGCGGAGAAGCTCGTGGAGATCAAGCTCATCAAGGGCCCTAAAG GTCTTGGCTTCAGCATCGCAGGGGGTGTAGGGAACCAGCATATCCCCGGAGATAACAGCATCTACGTGACGAAGATCATCGAAGGGGGTGCCGCCCACAAGGACGGGAGACTGCAGATCGGGGACAAGATTCTAGCG GTCAACAGCGTGGGGCTGGAGGATGTCATGCACGAGGACGCTGTGGCAGCCCTGAAGAACACATATGACGTGGTCTACCTGAAGGTGGCCAAGCCCAGCAACGCCTACCTGAGTGACAGCTACGCTCCCCCAGACATCACGACCT CCTATTCCCAGCACCTGGACAACGAGATCAGTCACAGCAGTTACCTGGGTACCGACTACCCTGCGGCCATGACCCCAACCTCCCCTCGGCGCTACTCCCCGGTGGCCAAGGacctgctgggggaggaggacgTGCCCCGAGACCCGAGACGGATCGTCATCCACCGGGGCTCCACGGGCCTGGGTTTCAACATCGTGGGCGGCGAGGACGGCGAGGGcatcttcatttcctttatcCTGGCGGGCGGCCCTGCGGACCTCAGCGGGGAGCTGCGGAAGGGGGACCAGATCCTCTCG GTGAATGGCGTTGACCTCCGCAGTGCCAGCCACGAGCAGGCGGCCATCGCCTTGAAGAACGCGGGGCAGACGGTCACCATCATCGCTCAGTATAAACCAGAAG AGTACAGCCGATTTGAGGCCAAGATCCACGACCTTCGGGAGCAGCTCATGAACAGCAGCCTGGGCTCGGGGACTGCCTCCCTGCGGAGCAACCCCAAACGGGGTTTCTACATCAG GGCCCTGTTTGACTATGACAAAACCAAGGACTGTGGCTTCCTGAGCCAGGCCCTGAGCTTCCGTTTCGGGGACGTGCTGCATGTGATTGACGCCAGCGACGAGGAGTGGTGGCAGGCGCGGCGGGTCCACTCCGACAGCGAGACCGATGACATTGGCTTCATCCCCAGCAAACGGCG GGTTGAACGGCGGGAGTGGTCAAGGTTAAAGGCCAAG GATTGGGGCTCCAGCTCTGGATCACAGG GTCGAGAAGACTCCGTTCTGAGCTACGAGACGGTGACGCAGATGGAAG TGCACTACGCTCGCCCCATCATCATCCTTGGGCCCACCAAGGACCGAGCCAATGATGACCTGCTCTCCGAGTTCCCCGACAAGTTTGGATCCTGTGTACCCC ATACCACGCGGCCCAAGCGGGAGTATGAGATAGATGGCCGGGACTACCACTTCGTGTCCTCCCGGGAGAAAATGGAGAAGGACATCCAGGCGCATAAGTTCATCGAGGCCGGCCAGTACAACAGCCACCTCTACGGGACGAGCGTCCAGTCCGTGCGGGAGGTGGCCGAGCAG GGGAAGCACTGCATCCTCGATGTCTCGGCCAATGCCGTGCGGCGGCTGCAGGCGGCCCACCTGCACCCTATCGCCATCTTCATCCGCCCCCGCTCCCTGGAGAATGTGCT GGAGATCAATAAGCGCATCACGGAGGAGCAAGCCCGCAAAGCCTTCGACAGAGCCACCAAACTGGAGCAGGAGTTCACAGAGTGCTTCTCAG ccatcGTGGAGGGCGACAGCTTTGAGGAGATCTACCACAAGGTGAAGCGTGTCATCGAGGACCTCTCAGGCCCCTACATCTGGGTCCCGGCCCGAGAGAGACTCTGA
- the DLG4 gene encoding disks large homolog 4 isoform X6, whose translation MDCLCIVTTKKYRYQDEDTPPLEHSPAHLPNQANSPPVIVNTDTLEAPGYELQVNGTEGEMEYEEITLERGNSGLGFSIAGGTDNPHIGDDPSIFITKIIPGGAAAQDGRLRVNDSILFVNEVDVREVTHSAAVEALKEAGSIVRLYVMRRKPPAEKLVEIKLIKGPKGLGFSIAGGVGNQHIPGDNSIYVTKIIEGGAAHKDGRLQIGDKILAVNSVGLEDVMHEDAVAALKNTYDVVYLKVAKPSNAYLSDSYAPPDITTSYSQHLDNEISHSSYLGTDYPAAMTPTSPRRYSPVAKDLLGEEDVPRDPRRIVIHRGSTGLGFNIVGGEDGEGIFISFILAGGPADLSGELRKGDQILSVNGVDLRSASHEQAAIALKNAGQTVTIIAQYKPEEYSRFEAKIHDLREQLMNSSLGSGTASLRSNPKRGFYIRALFDYDKTKDCGFLSQALSFRFGDVLHVIDASDEEWWQARRVHSDSETDDIGFIPSKRRVERREWSRLKAKDWGSSSGSQGREDSVLSYETVTQMEVHYARPIIILGPTKDRANDDLLSEFPDKFGSCVPHTTRPKREYEIDGRDYHFVSSREKMEKDIQAHKFIEAGQYNSHLYGTSVQSVREVAEQGKHCILDVSANAVRRLQAAHLHPIAIFIRPRSLENVLEINKRITEEQARKAFDRATKLEQEFTECFSAIVEGDSFEEIYHKVKRVIEDLSGPYIWVPARERL comes from the exons ATGGACTGTCTCTGTATAGTGACAACCAAG AAATACCGCTACCAAGATGAAGACACGCCCCCTCTGGAGCACAGCCCGGCCCACCTCCCCAACCAG GCCAATTCTCCTCCTGTGATTGTCAACACAGACACCCTAGAAGCCCCGGGATAT GAGTTGCAGGTGAACGGGACAGAGGGGGAGATGGAATACGAGGAGATCACATTGGAAAgg GGCAACTCAGGTCTGGGCTTCAGCATCGCAGGTGGCACTGACAACCCACACATTGGAGACGACCCATCCATCTTCATCACCAAGATCATTCCTGGCGGGGCTGCGGCCCAGGATGGCCGCCTCAG GGTCAACGACAGCATCTTGTTCGTAAACGAAGTGGATGTGCGGGAGGTGACCCACTCAGCCGCGGTGGAGGCCCTCAAGGAGGCAGGCTCCATTGTCCGCCTCTACGTCATGCGCCGGAAGCCCCCGGCGGAGAAGCTCGTGGAGATCAAGCTCATCAAGGGCCCTAAAG GTCTTGGCTTCAGCATCGCAGGGGGTGTAGGGAACCAGCATATCCCCGGAGATAACAGCATCTACGTGACGAAGATCATCGAAGGGGGTGCCGCCCACAAGGACGGGAGACTGCAGATCGGGGACAAGATTCTAGCG GTCAACAGCGTGGGGCTGGAGGATGTCATGCACGAGGACGCTGTGGCAGCCCTGAAGAACACATATGACGTGGTCTACCTGAAGGTGGCCAAGCCCAGCAACGCCTACCTGAGTGACAGCTACGCTCCCCCAGACATCACGACCT CCTATTCCCAGCACCTGGACAACGAGATCAGTCACAGCAGTTACCTGGGTACCGACTACCCTGCGGCCATGACCCCAACCTCCCCTCGGCGCTACTCCCCGGTGGCCAAGGacctgctgggggaggaggacgTGCCCCGAGACCCGAGACGGATCGTCATCCACCGGGGCTCCACGGGCCTGGGTTTCAACATCGTGGGCGGCGAGGACGGCGAGGGcatcttcatttcctttatcCTGGCGGGCGGCCCTGCGGACCTCAGCGGGGAGCTGCGGAAGGGGGACCAGATCCTCTCG GTGAATGGCGTTGACCTCCGCAGTGCCAGCCACGAGCAGGCGGCCATCGCCTTGAAGAACGCGGGGCAGACGGTCACCATCATCGCTCAGTATAAACCAGAAG AGTACAGCCGATTTGAGGCCAAGATCCACGACCTTCGGGAGCAGCTCATGAACAGCAGCCTGGGCTCGGGGACTGCCTCCCTGCGGAGCAACCCCAAACGGGGTTTCTACATCAG GGCCCTGTTTGACTATGACAAAACCAAGGACTGTGGCTTCCTGAGCCAGGCCCTGAGCTTCCGTTTCGGGGACGTGCTGCATGTGATTGACGCCAGCGACGAGGAGTGGTGGCAGGCGCGGCGGGTCCACTCCGACAGCGAGACCGATGACATTGGCTTCATCCCCAGCAAACGGCG GGTTGAACGGCGGGAGTGGTCAAGGTTAAAGGCCAAG GATTGGGGCTCCAGCTCTGGATCACAGG GTCGAGAAGACTCCGTTCTGAGCTACGAGACGGTGACGCAGATGGAAG TGCACTACGCTCGCCCCATCATCATCCTTGGGCCCACCAAGGACCGAGCCAATGATGACCTGCTCTCCGAGTTCCCCGACAAGTTTGGATCCTGTGTACCCC ATACCACGCGGCCCAAGCGGGAGTATGAGATAGATGGCCGGGACTACCACTTCGTGTCCTCCCGGGAGAAAATGGAGAAGGACATCCAGGCGCATAAGTTCATCGAGGCCGGCCAGTACAACAGCCACCTCTACGGGACGAGCGTCCAGTCCGTGCGGGAGGTGGCCGAGCAG GGGAAGCACTGCATCCTCGATGTCTCGGCCAATGCCGTGCGGCGGCTGCAGGCGGCCCACCTGCACCCTATCGCCATCTTCATCCGCCCCCGCTCCCTGGAGAATGTGCT GGAGATCAATAAGCGCATCACGGAGGAGCAAGCCCGCAAAGCCTTCGACAGAGCCACCAAACTGGAGCAGGAGTTCACAGAGTGCTTCTCAG ccatcGTGGAGGGCGACAGCTTTGAGGAGATCTACCACAAGGTGAAGCGTGTCATCGAGGACCTCTCAGGCCCCTACATCTGGGTCCCGGCCCGAGAGAGACTCTGA
- the DLG4 gene encoding disks large homolog 4 isoform X3: MSARNRFASMCLCVKYRYQDEDTPPLEHSPAHLPNQANSPPVIVNTDTLEAPGYVNGTEGEMEYEEITLERGNSGLGFSIAGGTDNPHIGDDPSIFITKIIPGGAAAQDGRLRVNDSILFVNEVDVREVTHSAAVEALKEAGSIVRLYVMRRKPPAEKLVEIKLIKGPKGLGFSIAGGVGNQHIPGDNSIYVTKIIEGGAAHKDGRLQIGDKILAVNSVGLEDVMHEDAVAALKNTYDVVYLKVAKPSNAYLSDSYAPPDITTSYSQHLDNEISHSSYLGTDYPAAMTPTSPRRYSPVAKDLLGEEDVPRDPRRIVIHRGSTGLGFNIVGGEDGEGIFISFILAGGPADLSGELRKGDQILSVNGVDLRSASHEQAAIALKNAGQTVTIIAQYKPEEYSRFEAKIHDLREQLMNSSLGSGTASLRSNPKRGFYIRALFDYDKTKDCGFLSQALSFRFGDVLHVIDASDEEWWQARRVHSDSETDDIGFIPSKRRVERREWSRLKAKDWGSSSGSQGREDSVLSYETVTQMEVHYARPIIILGPTKDRANDDLLSEFPDKFGSCVPHTTRPKREYEIDGRDYHFVSSREKMEKDIQAHKFIEAGQYNSHLYGTSVQSVREVAEQGKHCILDVSANAVRRLQAAHLHPIAIFIRPRSLENVLEINKRITEEQARKAFDRATKLEQEFTECFSAIVEGDSFEEIYHKVKRVIEDLSGPYIWVPARERL, encoded by the exons atgTCGGCTCGGAACAGATTCGCCTCCATGTGTCTCTGCGTG AAATACCGCTACCAAGATGAAGACACGCCCCCTCTGGAGCACAGCCCGGCCCACCTCCCCAACCAG GCCAATTCTCCTCCTGTGATTGTCAACACAGACACCCTAGAAGCCCCGGGATAT GTGAACGGGACAGAGGGGGAGATGGAATACGAGGAGATCACATTGGAAAgg GGCAACTCAGGTCTGGGCTTCAGCATCGCAGGTGGCACTGACAACCCACACATTGGAGACGACCCATCCATCTTCATCACCAAGATCATTCCTGGCGGGGCTGCGGCCCAGGATGGCCGCCTCAG GGTCAACGACAGCATCTTGTTCGTAAACGAAGTGGATGTGCGGGAGGTGACCCACTCAGCCGCGGTGGAGGCCCTCAAGGAGGCAGGCTCCATTGTCCGCCTCTACGTCATGCGCCGGAAGCCCCCGGCGGAGAAGCTCGTGGAGATCAAGCTCATCAAGGGCCCTAAAG GTCTTGGCTTCAGCATCGCAGGGGGTGTAGGGAACCAGCATATCCCCGGAGATAACAGCATCTACGTGACGAAGATCATCGAAGGGGGTGCCGCCCACAAGGACGGGAGACTGCAGATCGGGGACAAGATTCTAGCG GTCAACAGCGTGGGGCTGGAGGATGTCATGCACGAGGACGCTGTGGCAGCCCTGAAGAACACATATGACGTGGTCTACCTGAAGGTGGCCAAGCCCAGCAACGCCTACCTGAGTGACAGCTACGCTCCCCCAGACATCACGACCT CCTATTCCCAGCACCTGGACAACGAGATCAGTCACAGCAGTTACCTGGGTACCGACTACCCTGCGGCCATGACCCCAACCTCCCCTCGGCGCTACTCCCCGGTGGCCAAGGacctgctgggggaggaggacgTGCCCCGAGACCCGAGACGGATCGTCATCCACCGGGGCTCCACGGGCCTGGGTTTCAACATCGTGGGCGGCGAGGACGGCGAGGGcatcttcatttcctttatcCTGGCGGGCGGCCCTGCGGACCTCAGCGGGGAGCTGCGGAAGGGGGACCAGATCCTCTCG GTGAATGGCGTTGACCTCCGCAGTGCCAGCCACGAGCAGGCGGCCATCGCCTTGAAGAACGCGGGGCAGACGGTCACCATCATCGCTCAGTATAAACCAGAAG AGTACAGCCGATTTGAGGCCAAGATCCACGACCTTCGGGAGCAGCTCATGAACAGCAGCCTGGGCTCGGGGACTGCCTCCCTGCGGAGCAACCCCAAACGGGGTTTCTACATCAG GGCCCTGTTTGACTATGACAAAACCAAGGACTGTGGCTTCCTGAGCCAGGCCCTGAGCTTCCGTTTCGGGGACGTGCTGCATGTGATTGACGCCAGCGACGAGGAGTGGTGGCAGGCGCGGCGGGTCCACTCCGACAGCGAGACCGATGACATTGGCTTCATCCCCAGCAAACGGCG GGTTGAACGGCGGGAGTGGTCAAGGTTAAAGGCCAAG GATTGGGGCTCCAGCTCTGGATCACAGG GTCGAGAAGACTCCGTTCTGAGCTACGAGACGGTGACGCAGATGGAAG TGCACTACGCTCGCCCCATCATCATCCTTGGGCCCACCAAGGACCGAGCCAATGATGACCTGCTCTCCGAGTTCCCCGACAAGTTTGGATCCTGTGTACCCC ATACCACGCGGCCCAAGCGGGAGTATGAGATAGATGGCCGGGACTACCACTTCGTGTCCTCCCGGGAGAAAATGGAGAAGGACATCCAGGCGCATAAGTTCATCGAGGCCGGCCAGTACAACAGCCACCTCTACGGGACGAGCGTCCAGTCCGTGCGGGAGGTGGCCGAGCAG GGGAAGCACTGCATCCTCGATGTCTCGGCCAATGCCGTGCGGCGGCTGCAGGCGGCCCACCTGCACCCTATCGCCATCTTCATCCGCCCCCGCTCCCTGGAGAATGTGCT GGAGATCAATAAGCGCATCACGGAGGAGCAAGCCCGCAAAGCCTTCGACAGAGCCACCAAACTGGAGCAGGAGTTCACAGAGTGCTTCTCAG ccatcGTGGAGGGCGACAGCTTTGAGGAGATCTACCACAAGGTGAAGCGTGTCATCGAGGACCTCTCAGGCCCCTACATCTGGGTCCCGGCCCGAGAGAGACTCTGA
- the DLG4 gene encoding disks large homolog 4 isoform X2 yields MSARNRFASMCLCVKYRYQDEDTPPLEHSPAHLPNQANSPPVIVNTDTLEAPGYELQVNGTEGEMEYEEITLERGNSGLGFSIAGGTDNPHIGDDPSIFITKIIPGGAAAQDGRLRVNDSILFVNEVDVREVTHSAAVEALKEAGSIVRLYVMRRKPPAEKLVEIKLIKGPKGLGFSIAGGVGNQHIPGDNSIYVTKIIEGGAAHKDGRLQIGDKILAVNSVGLEDVMHEDAVAALKNTYDVVYLKVAKPSNAYLSDSYAPPDITTSYSQHLDNEISHSSYLGTDYPAAMTPTSPRRYSPVAKDLLGEEDVPRDPRRIVIHRGSTGLGFNIVGGEDGEGIFISFILAGGPADLSGELRKGDQILSVNGVDLRSASHEQAAIALKNAGQTVTIIAQYKPEEYSRFEAKIHDLREQLMNSSLGSGTASLRSNPKRGFYIRALFDYDKTKDCGFLSQALSFRFGDVLHVIDASDEEWWQARRVHSDSETDDIGFIPSKRRVERREWSRLKAKDWGSSSGSQGREDSVLSYETVTQMEVHYARPIIILGPTKDRANDDLLSEFPDKFGSCVPHTTRPKREYEIDGRDYHFVSSREKMEKDIQAHKFIEAGQYNSHLYGTSVQSVREVAEQGKHCILDVSANAVRRLQAAHLHPIAIFIRPRSLENVLEINKRITEEQARKAFDRATKLEQEFTECFSAIVEGDSFEEIYHKVKRVIEDLSGPYIWVPARERL; encoded by the exons atgTCGGCTCGGAACAGATTCGCCTCCATGTGTCTCTGCGTG AAATACCGCTACCAAGATGAAGACACGCCCCCTCTGGAGCACAGCCCGGCCCACCTCCCCAACCAG GCCAATTCTCCTCCTGTGATTGTCAACACAGACACCCTAGAAGCCCCGGGATAT GAGTTGCAGGTGAACGGGACAGAGGGGGAGATGGAATACGAGGAGATCACATTGGAAAgg GGCAACTCAGGTCTGGGCTTCAGCATCGCAGGTGGCACTGACAACCCACACATTGGAGACGACCCATCCATCTTCATCACCAAGATCATTCCTGGCGGGGCTGCGGCCCAGGATGGCCGCCTCAG GGTCAACGACAGCATCTTGTTCGTAAACGAAGTGGATGTGCGGGAGGTGACCCACTCAGCCGCGGTGGAGGCCCTCAAGGAGGCAGGCTCCATTGTCCGCCTCTACGTCATGCGCCGGAAGCCCCCGGCGGAGAAGCTCGTGGAGATCAAGCTCATCAAGGGCCCTAAAG GTCTTGGCTTCAGCATCGCAGGGGGTGTAGGGAACCAGCATATCCCCGGAGATAACAGCATCTACGTGACGAAGATCATCGAAGGGGGTGCCGCCCACAAGGACGGGAGACTGCAGATCGGGGACAAGATTCTAGCG GTCAACAGCGTGGGGCTGGAGGATGTCATGCACGAGGACGCTGTGGCAGCCCTGAAGAACACATATGACGTGGTCTACCTGAAGGTGGCCAAGCCCAGCAACGCCTACCTGAGTGACAGCTACGCTCCCCCAGACATCACGACCT CCTATTCCCAGCACCTGGACAACGAGATCAGTCACAGCAGTTACCTGGGTACCGACTACCCTGCGGCCATGACCCCAACCTCCCCTCGGCGCTACTCCCCGGTGGCCAAGGacctgctgggggaggaggacgTGCCCCGAGACCCGAGACGGATCGTCATCCACCGGGGCTCCACGGGCCTGGGTTTCAACATCGTGGGCGGCGAGGACGGCGAGGGcatcttcatttcctttatcCTGGCGGGCGGCCCTGCGGACCTCAGCGGGGAGCTGCGGAAGGGGGACCAGATCCTCTCG GTGAATGGCGTTGACCTCCGCAGTGCCAGCCACGAGCAGGCGGCCATCGCCTTGAAGAACGCGGGGCAGACGGTCACCATCATCGCTCAGTATAAACCAGAAG AGTACAGCCGATTTGAGGCCAAGATCCACGACCTTCGGGAGCAGCTCATGAACAGCAGCCTGGGCTCGGGGACTGCCTCCCTGCGGAGCAACCCCAAACGGGGTTTCTACATCAG GGCCCTGTTTGACTATGACAAAACCAAGGACTGTGGCTTCCTGAGCCAGGCCCTGAGCTTCCGTTTCGGGGACGTGCTGCATGTGATTGACGCCAGCGACGAGGAGTGGTGGCAGGCGCGGCGGGTCCACTCCGACAGCGAGACCGATGACATTGGCTTCATCCCCAGCAAACGGCG GGTTGAACGGCGGGAGTGGTCAAGGTTAAAGGCCAAG GATTGGGGCTCCAGCTCTGGATCACAGG GTCGAGAAGACTCCGTTCTGAGCTACGAGACGGTGACGCAGATGGAAG TGCACTACGCTCGCCCCATCATCATCCTTGGGCCCACCAAGGACCGAGCCAATGATGACCTGCTCTCCGAGTTCCCCGACAAGTTTGGATCCTGTGTACCCC ATACCACGCGGCCCAAGCGGGAGTATGAGATAGATGGCCGGGACTACCACTTCGTGTCCTCCCGGGAGAAAATGGAGAAGGACATCCAGGCGCATAAGTTCATCGAGGCCGGCCAGTACAACAGCCACCTCTACGGGACGAGCGTCCAGTCCGTGCGGGAGGTGGCCGAGCAG GGGAAGCACTGCATCCTCGATGTCTCGGCCAATGCCGTGCGGCGGCTGCAGGCGGCCCACCTGCACCCTATCGCCATCTTCATCCGCCCCCGCTCCCTGGAGAATGTGCT GGAGATCAATAAGCGCATCACGGAGGAGCAAGCCCGCAAAGCCTTCGACAGAGCCACCAAACTGGAGCAGGAGTTCACAGAGTGCTTCTCAG ccatcGTGGAGGGCGACAGCTTTGAGGAGATCTACCACAAGGTGAAGCGTGTCATCGAGGACCTCTCAGGCCCCTACATCTGGGTCCCGGCCCGAGAGAGACTCTGA